The DNA region TACGGAAGAAGAAGAGTATTAAAAGATGTCTCATTGGAGGCATCTTCTCTTGAGGTGGTTGGTCTTCTGGGGCCAAATGGGGCCGGGAAAACAACCGCCTTCAAGTCGATTCTTGGAATCGTCATTCCTAACTCTGGAAGTATCTTTCTTGATGATGAAAACATAACGCATCTCCCAATTCATGAAAGGTCGCGGAGAGGAATCGCTTACCTCCCGCAAGAAACGTCGATTTTCAGAGGTCTTACTGTAGTTGAGAATCTGACAATGGTTATGAGGCTCACGGGTCAGGAAGACAATTGCCATGAAAAGGCAAACGAGATTCTTGACGAGTTTGGGATTCTTTCGCTGAAAGATCAAGTCGCTTCTCTTATATCGGGTGGAGAAAAGAGAAGACTGGAATTCGCAAGGACAATGACTCTTTCCCCGTCATTCATATTGTTGGACGAACCCTTCGTAGGAATTGATCCGATGACTGTAAAGGATATTCAGAAGATGATTAGGAAGTTGAAGGACAGGGGGATTGGAGTCATTGTGACAGATCACGACGTCTCTTCAATAGCCAAGGTTGTCGACAGGCTTTACGTTCTGTACAAGGGAGAAGTGATCTCCTCAGGCGACCCGGAGGCCGTGCTCGCAGATAGTCAGGTTGTAGAGAAATACCTGGGAAGTGACGAATGATGCTTCACGTAGCCGTTATTGGGTATTCGGGTTCTATCAACAACAGCCCCGTTAAGGAGCTTCGGAGTATTTGCGAAGAAGTTGGAAAGTTGCTTGCCAGAAATGGACATGTTGTCATGACCGGTGGAAGAGATGGAGTGATGGAACTCGTTTCGAGAGCCGCCTCTATAGAAGGGGGCAGGGTAGTCGGAGTTCTCCCTGCCGGCGATGAAGGCAACAATCACAGTGAGATTAGAATTCGAACAGGAATGGATTTTGCTTTGAGATCATTGATACTCTCCAAGTCTGCCGACTTAGTAATATCTATGGGGGGTCAGGCCGGGACACTACTCGAGATTATTTCTTCGTACTCATACGGACGTCCAGTAATACTTATGGAGAATACAGGCGGTTGGACCGACAGGATCAGATCGGTACTTATAGAT from Mesotoga infera includes:
- a CDS encoding TIGR00725 family protein yields the protein MMLHVAVIGYSGSINNSPVKELRSICEEVGKLLARNGHVVMTGGRDGVMELVSRAASIEGGRVVGVLPAGDEGNNHSEIRIRTGMDFALRSLILSKSADLVISMGGQAGTLLEIISSYSYGRPVILMENTGGWTDRIRSVLIDDKYLDERKTVEIRVAYSIEDLERFLEEADNGKV
- the lptB gene encoding LPS export ABC transporter ATP-binding protein — its product is MSDPSYLKCEHLDKRYGRRRVLKDVSLEASSLEVVGLLGPNGAGKTTAFKSILGIVIPNSGSIFLDDENITHLPIHERSRRGIAYLPQETSIFRGLTVVENLTMVMRLTGQEDNCHEKANEILDEFGILSLKDQVASLISGGEKRRLEFARTMTLSPSFILLDEPFVGIDPMTVKDIQKMIRKLKDRGIGVIVTDHDVSSIAKVVDRLYVLYKGEVISSGDPEAVLADSQVVEKYLGSDE